A window of Oryza glaberrima chromosome 2, OglaRS2, whole genome shotgun sequence genomic DNA:
TCTGCCCAGCTGCTTTAGTGGAGTATTTCATCTCTGCAGTAAGAGTTCGCCATGAAGGATCTCGGTGCCTTTCATCACTTCCTCAGCGTCACTGTTGTTCGTTAGCCCTCTGGACTGCTCCTTCACCAGCGACAGTACAGCCTAGAGATACTTGAGCGTGCAGGTATGACAGATTGCAAGCCATGCAGTACCCCAGTTGATGTCTCTGCCAAATTGTTAGCAATAGCAGGTGATCCCGTTTCAGATCCAACAGACTTATGCAGCTTGGCTGGAGCCTTACAGTACCTCACCTTCACTCGTCCCGATATCTCATATGCTGTTCAGCAGGTGTGCCCTCATATGCATAATCCTCGTGAGCCCCACCTCACTATGCTCAAGCGGATACTGCGCTACATTCGCGGGACACTTGATTTTGGCATACACATCCAGAAAGCTTCCTGAAATGATCTGGTAGTATATTCTGATGCTGATTGGGCCGGATGCCATGACACAAGGAAATTCACCTCCAGGTATGCTGTTTTTCTTGGTGACAACCTGGTGTCATAGTCCTCAAAGCGGCAGAATAGAGTCTCCTGCTCCAGTGCAGAGGCTGAATACCGGGCTGTTGCTAATGCTGTTGCAGAAGCGAGTTGGATACGACAACTTCTTCTAGAGCTACACACGCCACTTCCCAAAGCTACTTTGGTGCACTATGACAATGTCAGCGCTGTCTACCTCTCCTCAAACCCGGTTCAGCATCAGCGCACCAAACATGTGGAGATTGATCTACATTTTGTGCGGGAGAAGGTGGCAATTGGTGCTATTCGTGTTCTACATGTTCCCACTTCATCTCAGTATGCTGACATCTTCACCAAGGGACTTCCAACACCGGTCTTCACCAAGTTTCGCTCCAGTCTCACCATTTGTTATGTGCACGACGCTGTGACtacgggggaggggggggggggtgttagCGTATATTGTTTTCATGTATATCCTACTGTGGTGCCCCTTCCTATTCTCCCGATTCTGTTTCTATAAGTCGGTTGAGTGGATAGAGGAGGGTGCTGCCTATATATGTAATTGCTCCGTGATTAATCCAATCTATCGCGTTGAGTCATACCTTCCCACACAGATCAAAGGAGATTGGGGAAAGAGCCATTAGAAGCAGCAGGAACAGGATGGAGAGTTGGATTGGAGTAGCTTAGCTAGCATCGCCTGATATTTGCCTCCTCTGTGGGAGAGATAAGGTGAGTGGAAAGTAGTAGTGGGGTTAACTGGTTAAGTACACATCAATAGTAGTCCTTGTCTAGTTTTAAATCCAGTTACCAATAGATCCTTACTGCAAATAGATGGAATGCTAGAAATTATACACCAAGCCACAGTTTTAGGTACAGTGTAATATAGACCAATTATAtacaactaggaaggtagcccgcgtaTATGCGCGGGTACTTATTTAATGTTGATTGAATTTTTATTATGAATGTTTACGTGTagttgatatttttaaaatagatctGGACTCTATTttaaacttgtttttgttaaacACGTGTCACGATAATGGAATAATAATGGAATACTGGAGTTGTttcatatctatttatactatatgtgatattttttaaccaggataattttttttaaatgctaccacgataatctccaaagcACCATATTAttggttatattttgataaatatcaATAATTTTTTGCGTTTGGTTTTTTCAACTCCTATTATTCATAATTACATGAGACacttttactaattaatttgatgaatgAATCTATTTTCCCAAACTTATTTACAATAACTAATTTATTGAAGAATACTTTGTATACACGTCAATAGGGTGTATGACATACATCCATCAAATTATGCCTGATCTGTGCGAATTCATCAACtattagaaaatatatcatAAGTAGTTTATTATGCATGTTACTTGATTGTTCATGTATTATCAAAACTATTTGACAAAGagaaaaacatacatatatgaCCATAAATCTCATGATGGATCAAGTGGTTGTATTATAGCAATATCATTGgcttgaaatatttttcatattttctttaCACCCGTGTAAACATTTATGTTCCCCACTTATCATATACTAATGAAATAGTTGTAAAAAATTATCAAACAAAATTGTGTTGTTTtcaatcaaattaaaattaaatcagatctacttaaaaatacacaactaaattgtgttgttttcatttattttacaTATCTAAATTTAAATTAGCGTTATATAGTcgtcaagtgatatttgacacctgaaatatgatgtgaaattatttaaaataggaaaaagtatgaattaccctccTAAACCCGAAACCAAACATTTTTCACCCTCAATTATTAATACCAAACAAATTACCCCCTAACTCAACCCGGAGTGGTTTTGTTCTTATGTAACAATCCAGtcagtattttttaaaaaataaaataggtgaGGCCTACATGTCACACCCTCTACCCTCTCTATTTCTCTCCCCTCTCAcctatctctccctctcttcctcaatCCCATTCCCCAGCCTGtctttcttctccctccccttgctACAGGATCTTCGCCGCCTCActgctcttctccttctccttcgtCTATTGCCCTGCTCTTGCTCTCAATTGATCCACCTCGTTGTTCTTTGATTGATTGGTGCTTTCTGTCTCGTCAGGAGAGAGGCATTGGTGGTGGGGATCGATTAAGAACCATGGTGAGATGGCATGCTGTGGTAGACGTAGCTGCGGCCGCATTTGTTAGGGGAGTTCTCGATGGTATGGTGGGGTTGCAACCGAACTTGGCCATGGAGGACCAGCGCACCTGCTCTCTTCCGGTGACTGTCACGTGACGATGAGATGTGACGAAAAGGATAGAGACGACGGCATCCATCGGAGTGCGCATGTGACAGTTGAGATAGTCGAGGAGGAGCCGcctccaccgctcgccgcctccgccactcAAGCTCCTCCGCCCCACTGTTGTTGTCCTCTTCACGTGCTGGTGGAGGCCGTGGAGAAGCCACGCGGCCGTCAAGGAGGCGCGCACCGACTGATGCTGAGGAGGAGCTGCCTCCACTGCTCGTCGCCcctagccgcctccgccgctcacTGCTCCTTTGCCCTGCCGCTTGTTGACACCAGCCTTGCTGATTGACAGACGTGGAGGGATAAGAAAGtgagagaaggggaaggggagggggagatatgataggtgggtcccaccaattttatttttagaaaatgctgactggactgccacgtaagATCAAAACCACTCCGGGTTGAGACAACgggtaattcgtctggtattaatagttgagggtgaaataTGTGTAGCTTTCGGGTTtatgggggtaattcggtcgaccataATAGTTCGTGGGTACTTTGtcctttttcctttaaaatattatcataacattatttattatatgtCGGTCTCATGTGTTATGATGTATTTAGGAATGTAGACattaatatttattaattaaatgaATCCGACTAGATcacaaattagatatataattttaaaataattcaaaGGATGTTTAAAGATAGGATATATTTTATTGTAGAAGATCTATTTTAACTACTTCTATTTGCGTAAGtttatagattattatattttacttTTACATAGTAGAAAATCCTATAATACTATATTATAGACCATCGTATTTTTTCAATGGCACTAcgtacttatgttttttttatttaccttTTTATCGTAAGTCCGTACGTACGTATGTTTTCTTTCGCCTATGAACAGTAGGTAAAGCTTCATCTTTTATTTTCCagtcgtacgtacgtacgtacacggAGTATTTTGTTTGGTTTCTTATTCCGGCCCACAATATACGTGAGgaaattattagtttttttaagtaatacatctaatctaatgatATAAAATATCggatccaccaatttaagtgaaaatcgacggtgagattaaacAGTGTCATGTGACGGCGTATGAGTATTTGTAAGATCACCACGTGACGGCTTAAGAGTGTTTCTataaagtttaatggatttttactatataatagattaatatttttaatataaaattttttgctTCCTATAAATtgaagaaaggagagaggaggtggggggaagggggggggggttgggtcTAGTTCGCGAACCTTCGCGACTAGAGAATCACGCGAACAGTTACAAATCCTCATCCTTTCTTAATCACGTCTCTAATgacgcaagaaaaaaaatcacacaccTAATTATTTTCACCTATTTTTTCGTTTTGGTTATAACTAACTCGTGCATATGCTTTTATCTTTTTTCGGATTTCAGTTTGTTTGGAATGAATATCCAGTAAAATTtctatttacaaatataatatctatgtaaagtttatatagataaaatctatctctatatataaactttatatacataagatctctatatataaactttatatatataaaatctatatatataaaattttttacataaaatttttatatataaactttttatataaaaggtCTATAGGTGGAAATTTTTCGCGGAAAtagttcatatagaaaatttccaGTTAGAAAAAACTATAATGGAAAAAGGAAATCTGAAAAgaatctgaagaaaaaaaacagaaagccGCTAATATCATGGGTTGCAAGAAAAAcgtacgagaaaaaaaaagaaaaataaaaaaccgatGAGATGAAGACTTACGGAAATAAcgtacgagaaaaaaaaatgaaaaaaaaagcacataCATTCGTGAGAGAAGCTAACGACGAACGTTCGCCAACCAGTCTTTcgcggggggcgggggggggggggggggggggggggggggcgtacACGTACGTTGGGGTATGTATGTGATGGAGGGGAcgggtgggtttttttttttaacataagaTACATCTAATGGTGTGAAACGATGGGTCCACCGTGTTAAGTGAAAATCCATGGTCGgatgtttgtttcttttctcggaatttctataatttgttagagcgccacgtggtaATAttggagcgtttgtaggagccatgtggcggcttaggagcgtttgtaggaagtttaatggacttttagtatataataatagataaaaTGCATGAAAAAGGTTAGAGTTTGGTTCCAACTACATAAACTCTGTTTTGATCATGTTGATAGATGATACTATTTCAACTTAAAAACCTAGTATTGCATCGaactatattttctttaataataaCATTGACTATGATGATATGATTGGCAAACCGATGATGGAGATCGACGGGATATTAGTATGGTGGATAGGGGGGGAGCTCAGGGATGTGACGATTGATAATGATGGCAAGTCAGGGCTCTCTATATATGGTGTATAAATATAAGGGACTAATCACCCCCTCACTTATATCAGAGAACCCTATATACGGTGTCGACCATAGATCCATCTTAAGACGGGCTAAACCTAGTACCTTATCAAGTTTATTATGCTTCACATGGTTACGTAGTAGTAGGATGGGAGATGATATAAACCCTATGAATGTCAATAAAGTACATTCCAGGCGCATGTAGTACTGCGCTGGTATGGAGAGCTGATAGGCTCAACACAAACGTGGAGTGTAGTAAATTGAAGTAGGAGAAAAATTCTGTACTCTTGGCATGGTGCTGCATCTAGTGAAGTGCGacagtcaaacatgttaagAGTAGCTATGGGTACAGTGATATAAGCCTGCGCAATGCTAAATTCAATCGTAATACACCCCAATGCAAGGTtgcaacccgtcacaggtaacttaCCTTGACGGGTGCGTTATATTCGGCTCGTCACAGGTATATGACCTTTGACGGGGTCTAGTATCAAAGCTGTCACAAATGAGGTCACCTGTAATGGCTTTTTGTTATGACCCGTCAGTGATgaggtgaattttttttaaaaaaaagcaaattcaAAATATTGGCTGGCCTCAAAATTTGCTAGCCATGTCATCTGAAAAACAGAAGCATTACAGATATATGCCAGGCACCCCAATATCACATATTCCCCATTTCAGCACATATGcatcacaaaatttacatcatTCACATATtcccatagaaaaaaaaagaagaggttaGAGCTCATTGTCTATTTTCCAATGGAATTGGTGTATAGGAActcaatccataggaatttggTGAGTTCAAATCCTTTGTTCCAAATGGCATGTGTAAGAAAAATTTCCATGGATTGCAATCCTCAATTTTTCCTATGAAAATCCTACAATCCAAAAGAGCCGTAAATGATGTAAAGccaaattcaaatataaatagtattttgataagaaattataaaattttattaggGTCGGCTGCCCCGATAAAAGGGTGCCACACCCTACTAGCTACCATATTTGATCAATGATCACCTAGTACCAGTGGACCCAATTTCCCCAAAAATATGATACTATGGTATGAACCaaacgctagctagctagttaagTTGATAAGAAGTAATGTCATACGTAGAGTGGTAGAGTAAACAACCTCTCAGATTACGGAATTATAAATACGGcatttcgataaaaaaaatgtctagCTGAAACACGAGCTTGATTAGAAATATGCGGGCTGtcatatctatacctaattatAAAATAAGTAAGGTTTCCGGGTATGTTTTTTAATCCGTCATCCCACTCACCTCGCTAAAATCCATTTAATCCATTTTAATCCGCTTAATAGTCAGGTCGGACCATTGATATAGAATATGTACCTTTTCATGTAATCACTAAGCACAAGTTGCAGCCTGTCTATCTGGTTAAGGAAGCAAGTCTCCACTCAGGCCACCATGGTTTGATTCCCACCATCCTCATTCTTTCACACCTATTATTCGATTCCCACCATCCTCCTTTTACACCTATTATTCCATTCTCTCCTGGGCCAAATTGACCTACTCTATCAAAAACTCTCTCTACCTTTCCTCCCTCATCTCAATTCATATTTAATACCTATTCAAGTATACAAAATTAATGCCCCCTTTTTctgtaaaagaaacaaaaggttaCTGCGCATGCAAAGGGCCCACAAGCATTTTGTACGGTGTCAATCTATATcgatatctctactattataaaaattaaagatgtttttaccggtaatTTGCTACGTcgtccgtgtttgagtcggttttgaagtttaattatttttaaaaatacatatacatatttgagttggtttttaaattCTTTCATTTCTAGAAATACGGAAGGAGTCgcataagaaatctctttaaaaaactttcatGCTAACTTAAATTGATCAGACTTTctaattacagctcatgatATTGTAAAAAGAATATCAAAGTAAATTCCCATAGTGAATTAGActaaaatagcattcacccgttgtaacgcatggcattttttttttcagtacaaaatataaaaactactACTCGACAGCAACCACGGGACGATTTCATCATCGTGTGTGCACATGCAGCGAAGTCCCAGCTACCTGGCGCGTGCATTCATTCATGTGTGGATAGACACCTCCTGAACTCCACCGGGAGAGAGACCGGATCGACCTCGCGCTTTCTCCGTCCAATCGACCATGCCGACGGCGTCGCCAGCCCACGCGGTGTTCTTCCCGTACCCGGTGCAGGGCCACGTCGCGTCGGCGCTGCACCTGGCCAAGCTCCTCCACGCCAGGGGCGGCGTCCGCGTCACCTTCGTCCACTCCGagcgcaaccgccgccgcgtgaTCCGCTCCCACGGCGagggcgcgctcgccgccggcgccccggggttccgcttcgccgccgtccccgacgGCCTGCCGtcggatgacgacgacgacgtcccgTCCGACCCCCGCGATCTGCTCTTCTCCATCGGGGCCTGCGTCCCGCACTTGAAGAAGATCctcgacgaggccgccgcctcGGGGGCACCGGCCACCTGCGTCGTCTCCGACGTCTACCACGTCCTGCTCGCTGCCAGGGAGATGGGCCTCCCGGCCGTCGCGTTCTGGACGACGTCCGCTTGCGGGCTCATGGCGTCCCTCCAATGCAAGGAACTCATCGACAGAGGCATCATTCCACTCAAAGGTACGAGACGACATGGACTCCAACTCTCCATCACCATTGatgcatcttgttaattactccAGTACTTCTATCGATCTTGTCTCGAAGAGCAGACGCTGAGCAGCTGAGCAATGGCTACCTCGACAGCACGGTGGTCGACTGGGTGCCGGGGATGCCGGCGGACATGCGCCTGCGcgacttcttctccttcgtccGAACCACGGACACCGACGACCCCGTGCTGGCCGTCGTCGTGTCCACCATGGAGTGCCTGCGCACCGCCACGTCCGCCGTCATCCTCAACACGTTCGACGCGCTGGAgggcgaggtcgtcgccgccatgtCGCGCATCCTGCCGCCCATCTACACGGTCGGCCCGCTCCCTCAGCTCACCGCCGCATCACACGTCGTCGCTTCCGGCGCCGACCCGCCAGACACGCCGGCCCTGAGCGCCGCCAGCCTCTGCCCGGAGGACGGTGGGTGCCTCGAGTGGCTCGGCCGCAAGCGCCCGTGCTCCGTCCTGTACGTCAACTTCGGCAGCATCGTGTACTTGACGAGCACACAGCTCGTGGAGCTAGCATGGGGGCTGGCCGACAGCGGCCACGACTTCCTGTGGGTGATCAGAGACGACCAAGCTAAGGTCACCGGCCGCGACGGCCCCACCGGCGTGCTACCAGCCGAGTTCGTGGAGAAGACGAAGGGGAAGGGTTACTTGACGAGCTGGTGCCCGCAGGAGGCGGTGCTCCGGCACGACGCCATCGGCGCGTTCCtgacgcactgcgggtggaactcggtGCTCGAGGGCATCTCCAATGGCGTAC
This region includes:
- the LOC127763260 gene encoding (R)-mandelonitrile beta-glucosyltransferase-like, which gives rise to MPTASPAHAVFFPYPVQGHVASALHLAKLLHARGGVRVTFVHSERNRRRVIRSHGEGALAAGAPGFRFAAVPDGLPSDDDDDVPSDPRDLLFSIGACVPHLKKILDEAAASGAPATCVVSDVYHVLLAAREMGLPAVAFWTTSACGLMASLQCKELIDRGIIPLKDAEQLSNGYLDSTVVDWVPGMPADMRLRDFFSFVRTTDTDDPVLAVVVSTMECLRTATSAVILNTFDALEGEVVAAMSRILPPIYTVGPLPQLTAASHVVASGADPPDTPALSAASLCPEDGGCLEWLGRKRPCSVLYVNFGSIVYLTSTQLVELAWGLADSGHDFLWVIRDDQAKVTGRDGPTGVLPAEFVEKTKGKGYLTSWCPQEAVLRHDAIGAFLTHCGWNSVLEGISNGVPMLCYPMAADQQTNCRYACTEWRVGVEVGDDIEREEVARMVREVMGEEIKGKEVRQRATEWKERAAMAVVPSGTSWVNLDRMVNEVFSPRNNV